The sequence below is a genomic window from Lycium ferocissimum isolate CSIRO_LF1 chromosome 9, AGI_CSIRO_Lferr_CH_V1, whole genome shotgun sequence.
tgaaatttttgcagaagggtgaagagaggaagaagacgatcataaaaggtaagaagttatgaaaaaggagagagaatggtaatgtatattaagtgattaatattgttaccattaaaaggggatatgggattgggggtgctaatttttttaggtgtatttgtgaaatggtaattcAAAGTCTATTGTAtagctataatagttaaattagaaaagtatttagttattattagtaattaaaataaaagatagttattaccactaattatgtattagaagtaGCTATAACGCGTAAAAATTCCTTTATAATATATCTCATGTCTAACtcattaaaatttaaacaatttaaaaaaaaaaaaaaaaaaaaaattgggctaaAATTGTCAACCCCATCAAAGTCTTGCGTGACTTTAAGTCTCATGATTCTCTATTCTCTTCCTTTTGATCCTCcaaatacgaaaaaaaaaaaaaaaaaaaactttaaaagaaAAGGTAGAGAAGCcacaatttcccttttttttttttttttttttttttttggtgtgtgtgtgtctctGTGTGTATAAAGAAACCACAAGTTACTTAAGGGGTAGTCAAGTCTTTTGGTGTGTTATAGCACAAGTATAACACAAATAGCTGAAATTTAGGAGGAAACGCCTAAACCAGAGAAGAAAGAGATGTATGGTCATACTTTGACTAGATATTGCTTTTAAATATTCTACCTCGAGAATGCATTtgaatgatattttaattatataaattatttattgattCATGCGATACGCACGTGCGACACACGTACACTTAAgactactaataataattagGTAGACACGTCAAGAATACACATTTTACGTGTTTGCAAATTAGAGTTTGAAACATGTAAAAAGAAAGTTAAGAATACGCATCTTGGCCAAAATACTTTTAACaattaaaagttcattaaatcAGATCAAAATGTGTAGACAGAACTTAATCGATGTGAtacacaagaaaaaagaaagcgATTATACTTTTAAGTTGGTGTACGTCAAGAATGCTGTTATGCCTTTAGGTTGAGACTAACAAAAAGTACAATAATAAATAGCACAAACTAGACAAGCACCGACAAATAATCACAagattttcaaataattttttttacccgAGTATAATTCAATAAAAGCGATCGTCTTTAGAACCACAGACCAGGGAGTGCCTTACAACTTCTCTCAGTCAACAAGATTCCTTACCCCGATATTTATTTTCGCATACAAATAATTCAGGAGTCAaacttccttttgattaggaattcaataaggtgacttggaacaccaaaatcaattttcaagtggcggcttcaaataaataataaattaattttcaaaatagtCACTTCAACTgaaaaacccttttaaaccTTTTAAGCGAGGTGAAAAAGAGGTGTCAAACATGTCGGTATGCATGTTCGGCTAAAAGTTTGCTCAAGCAGTAATTTAggtaaatatttaaataatctAGATGCATGAAAGAATActcatatgtaaatataattGGAAGGAGGTATTACATTTATATTATCATGGATCGTCACGAGTTGAGTTCAAATTATTATGGTTGAATTCTGGATAGCGATGAGTTGAATTTGGGTAGCTTCATTGATCGATTTTAAgttcatttgcacttttggccctagattgtgctggtctttaatttttggccctcaaggCAAATGGTTTTTTTGCGGgagataaatttatatttttttatcataatatttcacaagttatGCTTCTCatccttaaagaacttatgcacCGTTAGGTATAAATTAGATtgctaagggcaaaaattaaaggttaGCCCATTTTAAGTACAAACTGTGCAAtttctttttgacttgtttttttttttattttttattttgcgcagatttcccttcaaaggcactggtctttaattttttcccttgtCTTAAAAAGGTTACCGAAAATACCCTGAAATTCCGGGTTTGAACCcttgctcagtcaaaaatttaaaaaaaaaaaaaaaatcgcaaggcagagtttgtcttatgcctgaaggcaaactCTGGCTTAAGGGAGAGTTCGtaggcaaactctgccttataaGGTAGAGTTTcatgcaaactctgccttaagggtAGAGTTgctaccttaaggcaaactctgccttgaATAATCACAACTCTGTCTTacggattttttaaaaaaatattttattgagcGGGATTCGAAAACCGAGACCCATGAATTTTTAGgcgaaggcaaaaattaaagaccacccccgaatgaggtcaatcgtgcaaattgcccttttGACTTTAGGCTAGCTTTTGTCACGGGTTAAGGTTGGTTATACCCAAACTGTAATATCCCGTAAATCTGAGTTAGATGTGTACGTATGAAACTAGTATaaagatcatattttagctatatgaatccattcgggtgataaacggtcgttttgaagtcaaaccaaaaagtgaagttctgaAGCCTTAcacaaattaaatataattggaGAGTTGTACATTTATATCTATTCGGGTAGTGacgttaggaatttgagaaaaactcaaaacatgaaagttgtaggcctttgaaatacctttccaaccatatattatggagcttaaacggagctctgtgctagaAGTTATACCCGTTTTAGGTTGACTTTGCGGTCATGCGCGATCGCGCACCGGCGATGTTCAGCCTTCGCTGCGATCACCTGTGCAAAAGTACCCTCAGCTAAAAATTCTAAAGCTAAACTTCATtatattctttcccacttcgttttaaaccGATTTTTACGAGGTAAAGAACCTAAAGAAGTCTCTCGAGAAGCCCTAAGGACTAAATTCttctctcccaaccttcaagaaactttaaggtaagcctattccatgcaatccaattcaattccaacatacgttcatgatcattaagcaagaatccatcattaacatagggttttcaagaaaactcatctCGAGGttttaattcaagattttggaaaccttcttcaaagctcaagtctttaattcaagttttgaagcgactaaggtatgtagagttactatctacgtgtgggaatatcattgttcttccccacgcctcataatccataaattatgattctttacgaaaactagggtttctataccatgctcatgataaccacTAGGTCCGAGTCCATGATTATAccatgtatgaattgttataattccatcattgagttcttaatatttctttatgattattgagaatttTTAATCCATGGTgttatatctcattccatgggttcatgcatgctagtttatgatatattatgctattttcaagaaaatactacaCTTGTTTTACAAGTTTAACACAAAAGCTATaatttatgatatccatgaataagcaagttatattcatgaaaaccatggagcagcaagtgccacttattttacatgtttatgattttgggagttgctttaattaccgaggaagGCTTCGATAGCTTTGATCATACGTAATTATTGtagatgaggatcgctccacccgtggacgatctctcataatgaatcctttcatatttttattaaatctcatgttccacAGGACCGAGTGTTTTGTCAAAGCGGGCACGCAAGCACGTAAatggatcggttataagttattatctctcctacttatgatatttttaccgtgctttatattatatatgtattcatgtccaTGCTCATAACCGGAGTTTCGGTTCACGTTCgattcttatctttattacttcatgtcccatgttatttcattcggttgctttGTAGCATTTCAATGTTTGCCGTttcttttattgcccggggcagcatttcacgatgcggtgcGATTTACGGGACGACACGTAAACACAAGATTTTCAAATAATTTGGTGAGCtcccatctcattcgggttCGGTCAACTTTtgtttatgattagttatgcatctaatatcctgggggccttgtcccaagtatgttttccggtcggactcatgatagaggtttcatagactagacaagtcggtTATGTTATCGACATTCGAGTCGTATaaccattttggctcattcatgttatttccgcactcatgtttaaacaagtatttttattaagtattatgacttaccacgttttataaaggctcgtcatgcattcacgttatattcgctcatgttatgcctcatgatgattaacaaagccatgtggttcgctcggtcatgCATATGGCACCAATAATTTAGTGCGTAAGTATTTgtagccatggttcggggcgtgacacaaaCCTAGCCCAATTATAATGTATCTCATGCCCAACTTATTAAAATTCAAAAGGGTCATTTGCTTCAAAGgcactgatctttaatttttcccctcaaattggtggtctttaatttttgcccgaCGCTTAATATCCCAAGGTCCTGGGTTTAAACCCCAGCTCaatccccccaaaaaaaaaaaaaaaatcgcaaggcagagttttgtaaaatttcaactgaataaaaaaaaattgccttaatgtaaatctctaccttaaggtagagttttgccttcaggtatgtagagttttggcaaaactctaccttaaggcggAGTTTGCAGTCAAACTTCGAAAAGTTTGCGGTCAAACTACTTGGTGCAAAGTTTCAAACTTTTAACCGATTAGCTAGAGTACGAAACACTCCGCCTTTCAAATCCAAATTCtaccttatgattttttttttttaatttttttttactaagcgGGGGTTGAAACCCAGAACCAAGGAGTTTTTAGCGAAGGACTAAATTAAAGACCGACAtttgagggaaaaaaagaaaaaacattcgCACAAAAATGAAttcaaaacaaattaaaaaagacatttttttttgcccggattgcccttcaaagtggtctttaatttttgcccttcaaagcTTTAAGTTTTGGcccgcctaataccccgaggttgtgggttcgaaccccagctcagtaaaaaaaaaaaaaaattcgcacgGCAGATGTTTGAATTTTGCCTTAAGGaagagttttgaaggcaaactCGCCTTaaataatcaaactctatcttgcgaatttttttttaaatttttgattgaGCAGGGATTCAAACTCGAAGCCAAGagatttttagcgaagggcaaaagttaaagaccaacaatttgagggacaaaaattaaagaccatccccagCGAAGgtcaatcctgcaaattgcccaacaAAAATAGACTTGGGCTAAATTTGTAAGCCCAATCAAAGTCTTGTGTGAGTTGGGCAATTCGCAACCTAGCCCTTCTTTaaggtggtctttaaattttgcccttatttgaaatctttaaattttgcttcCAAAAACCCGATCTAGGTTAGTtcgcaaaattttaaaaaaaattcgcaagccTTTGCGCTATCttgcatacacttgtgaaggaaccAAAGCGGACCGAAACATACTTATGGCtttgggcagacttggcataagtattgTTATGAAAATTCCTTTCACAAGTTTATGCTGTCCGCATCAAAAGTTTGCCGTTAAAAGTtcgacttttagttaaacataataAAAGTCTACCTTACGGTAGcgcttgaatatatatatatatatatatatatatatatatatatatatatatatatatatatatatatatatatatttaacttttcaagataaacttttagtaatgccttaactaaaagtgtgtcccataaaacataactaaaagtatgcccataaggcgtaagttttccttaaggcataactaaagtttgccttataagcgAGTTTAAATTTTGCTATGCCCCTCCGGCGGAGtttttgccttatatatatatatatatatatatatatatatatatatttttttttttttacttttcaaggtaaacttttagttatgccttaactaaaaagtataaaaagacataactaaaagtatgcccgtaggcggaacttttccttaaataacttaaactttgcctataaggcaaagtctgtgCCTTGGAAagtttgccttatggggcataattTTGTAATTGTCCatagcctaaaaaaaaaaaacaaaggaaaaattttatgggggcggacttttagttatgccggatccatCCTTAGCTTTTCCTTAagattgtatgccggatcccaaacccccgataccttgcgaaattttttttttattttatgcggcggggggttcgaacccaaataAATTATTCGCCCACCTTTCCAAGCGAAGGGCACAACTTAAAGGCACAAATAtgaggacaaaatttaaagatcacaaatttgaggggcaaaatttaaagaccaccccaaaagaagggcaatacGTGCAAAAAAAATGGTGTGAGTTTAAGGCCTCGTTTTCCAtagatatcaaaaaaaaaaattcactttttttgaaattttgagttggagttgtgtttcatagttttgaaattgtagtttttgatgaaatgtagtttaaaaaagtgattttttttttaaaaacaagttttttgagtttttggtattccaaAATTtcgaaattttcatggccaaacgctaattccaaaaaaagtgaaaaaaaaattccggaataaattgaataatttttatggccaaacgggggctAAGTCTCACGATTctcttttctcctctttttgaTCCTCCTAATacgaataaaaaaataaaaaaaataaaaactttaaaagaaaaggtaaaggaaccacaatttttttattttcttttttggtataaAGAAACCAAAAGTGACTTAAGGGGTAGTCAAGTCTTTTGCTGTTGCGTTATGGCACAAGTACAACACAATTAACTAAAATTCAGGAGGAAACGGCTAAAGAGAGAGAGTCAGAATAGGACTCGCAAGAATGTCATCAACTACTATAAAtacaaggaaaaggaaaaaaaaaaaaaaaatagtgtaatatatatagtatatcaaatgaataaagaaaaagatgagGGTGGcagtaataataatatataagaaggagaagaagagggTGGCAAAGCCCGGCGGCCTGTGGTGGTGGTCGGGctaatatatatgttatatatatgtgttgtataAGAAGAATTAATAAtggagaagatgaagatgatgtgTGGATTAAGAGAGATAGAGAAAGAAATAGAGAGAGCATATTCAATGGATGATAAAAGCAGTCACTATAGTATTACTAGTGGCattcttccttctcttggcgCTCATAGTAATCGTAAAATCAAGCTTCCTCCTCACATTATCTCCCCCTCTAATCCCCGTTACAGGTTCGTTATTTCAATCTTGGGTGAATTCTTTaccaaattccaatttttatGTTTGAATTTGGTAGATGATTTTACGGTTACCTAAACTTCATGCAGCAGATTCTTTTCTTATACTCCATACTTCTTGAATTGCTTTTCTTGTATATCGATTTCAACCTTTAGGGTCCTTTGGTtgatggttagagttatgcacgTATACTATGAGGGAATCTAtctattatatttttatgtggGGATTAGTTATGCAAGAGTTAGTTATTAGTTGCTCCATCTTCtatcctgcataaaataatatatagattttctcgtaacttatacatgtattacttatgcgggtttctaaattgcaaaccaGATACCGCATTAATTTTATGTACATGAACAACTTATCCTCCTAACCAGCTATCAAACGTGATACTATATTTATGTAGGGTTTAATATCTGCATAACTTACCTCCAAACTAGCTATCAAATGAACCCTTTAGTGTAATAGTTACCAGCTACCAAATGAACCCTTTAGTGTAATAGTTTAATCTATAAACTTTAGCCTAATTTACGTGTTACTGTATGGAGAGAAACAGTTTTTGCTTTGActataattttctcaaacttCTTAAATATATTTTGAGTCATTTGCTGCGTGGACTTGTAGTACTCTTCGTGCAGtttcccaatttatgtgaaggtgttcgAGTAGGAGGGTCAACGCACTTAATTTTGACCATGAATTCGGGTATAAGattcttcaaatattttaagataaaatatccaaaccaGCTACCAAATGAACCCTTTAGTGTAATAGTTTAATCTATAAACTTTAGCCTGATTTACGTGTTATTGTATGGAGAGAAACAGTTTCTTCTTTGGctataattttctcaaacttCTTAAATATATTTTGAGTCTTTGGGCAGTTTTCAAATTTtatcttaaaatatttgaagaatCTTATACCCGAATTCATGGTCAAAATTAAGTGTGTTGACCCTCCTAATcgaacaccttcacataaattgggaaatGTCCTGAAACGAGTCGAATTAATCAACTTAACCATTCAGAcggaggcggatccaggatttaaactTTATAGGTTCAACCAGTTAAGATTCTTAGTTTGAAcatgttatattttaaaagttatgggttcatgtctactatttattgcaattttaataaatttttacacataaatttatattatgcGTCAAAAGTTTGgcgttcaattgaacccccaccTATCATGCTACATCCGCCACTGCATTCAGGTCTTTCTGGAAGGAGGTACTATATTATTTGTGTTAGTTCTGTATATAtgcctatttttttaaaacagatTCTGAATAGATGGTTATATGTTCAGTAACTTTGATGATTTTAGCCTATATGGCTTTAACCAAAATTATCATGCAGGGCTTGGAATGGATTTCTGGTGCTTCTTGTTTTCTACACAGCATGGGCGTCACCTTTTCAGTTTGGATTTCTAGACAGACCTCATGGACCTATTGACACCATAGATAACATAGTTAATCTTCTTTTCGCCGTTGACATTGTCCTGACATTCTTTGTTGCCTATCTGGATAAATCAACTTACAGTATGATTGATGACCCAAAGCGGATTGCTTTGAGGTACATAAAATCCGggtttgtgtttgatttgatatCCACCATCCCTTCCGAACTTGCTCGGAAAGCATTGCCTCACCATCTTCAATCATATGGATACTTCAGTATGCTTCGCCTCTGGCGTCTTAGAAGAGCCAGTGTCATGTTTGCTAAGTAAGATGCTTAAAGCCCCTCTTTATTAGCAGAACTGCTTATAATTCCATGTTTGATTTGTTGTTAAAGATTTTCTTCGTTTCAGTCTATCGGATCAATGCCTGATCTGTTTGATGGTGGTCAAATATAAATACAAGAAGGAATAAATTGCATATATGTTTTAAATCCTATGAGTACTGTCTTTCTTCGTGGTGTTTCTTTTAGCAATTGATTtacatttttaattttctatGTTTAAGTCTTGTTGTATTGATCTATGCGATTCTTTGGTCTAACAAATTGTGAATCGTTCTGTTTCAAGTCAATTCGCATTACACACTTATAATAGTTTGCCTGAAGAAGATAAGCACAATCCTCATTACCTATGCGTTTGCTGACAATATGCTGTTCTTTTGCTGTAGATTGGAGAAAAATAGGAGGGTCAGTTACTTTGGAGTTCGAGTACTGAAGCTTATATGTGTAAGTCTATCAAGCAGTAAATGGCATTTGCTTGTAAAGTACCTCAATGACGATTTACCATAACACACTTTGGGATACTCTTTTCAGGTGACTCTTTTTGCTGTTCATTGTGCTGGCTGCTTCTACTACCTTCTTGCTGCTCGGAAAAAAGACCCAAGTAAAACTTGGCTTTCACTTTCCATGGGAAATTTTCATGACAGGAGCATCTGGAATCTGTATGTAATGTGTATGTACTGGTCCATTACAACGCTTACAACAACTGGCTATGGGGATTTGCACGCTGTGGCTACAGATGAAATGATATTCACCATGATTTACATGCTATTCAACCTCGGGTTGACTGCATATCTTATTGGAAATATGACCAACTTGGTCGTCCATGGAACCAGTAAGACTAGGAAATTCAGGGATACTATTCAAGCTGCCTCAAGCTTTGCACAAAGGAATAAGCTGCCGGTTCGGCTTGAAGAACAGATGCTAGCTCACTTGTGTTTGAGGTACAGAACAGATTCGGAAGGTCTACAGCAGCAAGAAACTCTTGGAACACTACCCAAAGCTATTCGATCTGGCATTTCACATTATCTATTCTATTCACTGGTCGATAAGGTGTACTTATTCCATGGTGTATCAGATGACTTACTTTTTCAACTGGTAATTCCAGCTTATGCTTAGTTTTATTGATTGATCTATAACGTTTGGTTAAATTTCAACCTATTGGTCAATACTCTTTTATCTATAACGAAATGTAGTTTATTGTTTCACTAATTTCTTTAATAATACTAATAGGTGATTTGGTTTCTTCTTGGTGATTTAATACTGTACAGGTTGCTGAGATGAAGGCCGAGTATTTCCCTCCAAGAGAGGATGTCATTTTGCAAAATGAAGCACCTACAGATTTGTACATTCTGGTTAATGGAGTAGTGGTAGGGACCTCGCTCTTtctcgctttttttttttctgggaaaGGAACGGAACGGAAAGCAAAAgacaaaaatacttttaaaaaaaaaactaatgagTCTCTTATTTTTTTCGTACTGCTGTTGATTTATCACAATAGCCAAAGTCAAGTCAAGGAACTGTGATATCTTCTGCATCCATAATAATGTTCATTATCGgtgaaaacaatttttttgaaacatgTACTACTACTTACAAAAAATTTACTCTGGTCAACCCATTTTTACTCTTCAATATTCTTGTTGTGTCAAATACACATTATCATCTATTTTTTTCTTCGTTGATTTAATCGCTGCAATTGAATCTCTTAATAATCACATCTTGCTTATACATGCAGGAACTTGTATCACACAGGAATGGGATGGATCAGGTAAGTTGCTCTAGTGTCAGACTTAAACATTACTGCTGTCCTGAGCTTAAATGCTTATTGAGTGTATAAATTTTTGTAGGTAGTTGGCGAGTTGAAGAACGGAGGCGTTTGTGGAGAAGTTGGTGTGCTTTGCTATAGGCCTCAACTCTTTACTGTTCGAACGAAAAGAACATCCCAACTGCTACGCTTGGATCGTACTTCATTTTTCAACATCGTTAAAGCAAATATAGGAGACGGGACAATAATCATGAACAATCTCCTTCAGCATTTGAAAGAGCGAAAGGATCCAATGATGACAACGGTATTAGCAGATATAGAACATATGCTGGCTCAGGGAAGAATGGACATGCCTCTCAGCTTATGTTTTGCAGCAAACAGAGGAGATGATCTTT
It includes:
- the LOC132029743 gene encoding potassium channel AKT1-like isoform X2; translation: MEKMKMMCGLREIEKEIERAYSMDDKSSHYSITSGILPSLGAHSNRKIKLPPHIISPSNPRYRAWNGFLVLLVFYTAWASPFQFGFLDRPHGPIDTIDNIVNLLFAVDIVLTFFVAYLDKSTYSMIDDPKRIALRYIKSGFVFDLISTIPSELARKALPHHLQSYGYFSMLRLWRLRRASVMFAKLEKNRRVSYFGVRVLKLICVTLFAVHCAGCFYYLLAARKKDPSKTWLSLSMGNFHDRSIWNLYVMCMYWSITTLTTTGYGDLHAVATDEMIFTMIYMLFNLGLTAYLIGNMTNLVVHGTSKTRKFRDTIQAASSFAQRNKLPVRLEEQMLAHLCLRYRTDSEGLQQQETLGTLPKAIRSGISHYLFYSLVDKVYLFHGVSDDLLFQLVAEMKAEYFPPREDVILQNEAPTDLYILVNGVVELVSHRNGMDQVVGELKNGGVCGEVGVLCYRPQLFTVRTKRTSQLLRLDRTSFFNIVKANIGDGTIIMNNLLQHLKERKDPMMTTVLADIEHMLAQGRMDMPLSLCFAANRGDDLLLRQLLKRGMDPNESDSNGRTVLHIAASKGSVECILLLLDFGADPNRKDSEGNVPLWDAMMGKHEAAIKLLVDNGATISSGDVGQFAYFAVEQGSLDLLKEIIKYGGDVTLLNNSLGTTAMHTAISEENVEIVKFLMEQGTDVDKPDVHGWTPRALAEYQGHEEIKELFNLMQPTGKETNVYPPEMPSAPYLKKYQSDPMIHLLTPEETASPLARESGSSHGRLMKKRASPFQNSLIGFMSAGQRHHDGGSGLDSSTKIASSRIPGRVTIGCLEKAHIGRRVVLLPDSIQELLDIGTQKFGISLTKVLTEDGALIEDIAVIRDGDHLVLAGDDTSEY
- the LOC132029743 gene encoding potassium channel AKT1-like isoform X1 produces the protein MEKMKMMCGLREIEKEIERAYSMDDKSSHYSITSGILPSLGAHSNRKIKLPPHIISPSNPRYRAWNGFLVLLVFYTAWASPFQFGFLDRPHGPIDTIDNIVNLLFAVDIVLTFFVAYLDKSTYSMIDDPKRIALRYIKSGFVFDLISTIPSELARKALPHHLQSYGYFSMLRLWRLRRASVMFAKLEKNRRVSYFGVRVLKLICVTLFAVHCAGCFYYLLAARKKDPSKTWLSLSMGNFHDRSIWNLYVMCMYWSITTLTTTGYGDLHAVATDEMIFTMIYMLFNLGLTAYLIGNMTNLVVHGTSKTRKFRDTIQAASSFAQRNKLPVRLEEQMLAHLCLRYRTDSEGLQQQETLGTLPKAIRSGISHYLFYSLVDKVYLFHGVSDDLLFQLVAEMKAEYFPPREDVILQNEAPTDLYILVNGVVELVSHRNGMDQVVGELKNGGVCGEVGVLCYRPQLFTVRTKRTSQLLRLDRTSFFNIVKANIGDGTIIMNNLLQHLKERKDPMMTTVLADIEHMLAQGRMDMPLSLCFAANRGDDLLLRQLLKRGMDPNESDSNGRTVLHIAASKGSVECILLLLDFGADPNRKDSEGNVPLWDAMMGKHEAAIKLLVDNGATISSGDVGQFAYFAVEQGSLDLLKEIIKYGGDVTLLNNSLGTTAMHTAISEENVEIVKFLMEQGTDVDKPDVHGWTPRALAEYQGHEEIKELFNLMQPTGKETNVYPPEMPSAPYLKKYQSDPMIHLLTPEETASPLARESGSSHGRLMKKRASPFQNSLIGFMSAGQRHHDAGGSGLDSSTKIASSRIPGRVTIGCLEKAHIGRRVVLLPDSIQELLDIGTQKFGISLTKVLTEDGALIEDIAVIRDGDHLVLAGDDTSEY